The segment ACATTCTCTTCTTATTAGCATGTGGTAGATGAGCAGCCGGAGTGGGAGGACTTAGATTAGTAGTTACATTATGCCAAAAACAAGCTTAGTTTCACTTTTTTACAGACATTTTATGTCAGATTTTCCTGAACCCTTCTTCAAGTAATTGGAGAatgacattttctgctttttcatatAAATAGATGTATTCTAATGTGGAACTTCTACTTCCCTGGAGAAATCTAGAGCTTTGGATCTGTAGGACAACTTAACCTTTACTTGTTTGGTTTCTAAACAGGGTTGGTCTAGAACACCAGaagtattatttaaaatgtatttttgagatattttggaGAAGTAGGCATTCTTCAAATATGTAAATCCATCAGATGGctatttagaataaaaattgaGTATTTTGGCTTTTCTCTTATTCATTTGTTAATGATGTGTTCATAGCCTTATGACCTCTGATTTTTGCCAAAATTTGGCTATAATCTAAGGAAAAACTAATAGCTTTTGGAAATTGCTTGAAACTGTTCATTCTTCAGTTTTATGCCTTATGATGACTTGGGTTAACAAGGGTAGATTTGCAACTCCCCTTTTCCAAGATGTTGCAGTAAACTATGATGTTTGTGGAATAAATACTTTCTGATGGCATTGCTTCCTAAAACTTTATGCTTCTCCTACATGTGCAAATCTTGCCttactgcaaagagaaaaactgctgcagtgcagTTGAGCAGCAGGGTTTCATGCAGTGAAACACAGGTGCAGTATGTTGATTTGTAGAGATTGTAAAGTAGTTATACAGCCTTTAGGATTAGAGTTCGTGAGAACTACTTAAGCTTtatcttgtaattttttttttgcaaagggTACTGCCCGCAGAAAGAAGAAGGTTGTTCACAGAACAGCTACAGCAGATGATAaaaaacttcagttttcattGAAGAAACTGGGAGTCAACAATATTTCTGGAATTGAAGAGGTAATtgcttcaaaggaaaaaaatatatatttaaatagaaaatagaaatagtattatagaaaatagaaaatgtattaaatagAATATGcattaaaatcaattttctggTAAGTAACATAGCTCCTAAACTTGCCTGTAAATGATCAATAGGTCTTCCTGAAGCtttaagaatttttatttcctgttaaaTTGAAAAATCCTGTTCAACTGCTTCaaatactggattttttttttcttgcaggtAAACATGTTTACCAATCAAGGAACAGTCATTCACTTCAATAACCCAAAAGTTCAGGCATCTCTGGCTGCTAACACTTTCACTATCACCGGCCATGCTGAGACAAAGCAGCTGACAGAAATGCTGCCTAGCATCCTAAACCAGCTCGGAGCTGACAGTCTGACCAGCCTCAGGAGATTGGCAGAAGCCCTACCCAAGCAATGTAGGTTGAAACTTCAGTGTGTTTCATGCTGGCAGCTGACATGAAGCTTGTTTCTGTAGCAGCAGTGACATTCCCTGCGCTCTTGTTGTCTGCAGGCATGTTATAAAATCCTTGTAAAGAAACCACTTTcaaatcaattttatttataGCTCAAACCCCATGGCAAGCATGACTCAGTAAAGCGAAGTCACCTGTCTGTGTGTCTTGTAGCTGGGTTAGCACTGGAAAATTGTAGCCAGACTTGATTTTCTGGTACTTTCCTTCTCGATATGGCTGCCATATTTTGACATATCTTGTTCATTATAGCTGGGTGAATTAATTACTCTGTAAGTGTTAGGTTTTAGAGAAGGATAAACTTGAGTATATCTCTTGACACTTGGAATGGAAGTGTAAGTAATGGGGAGAGGGACATAACAGATATCTCGTGATTGCATTTCTCCCTCACAGGTGTGGTAAAAGTATTTCTCCATGGGCTTTTTGGTAACTAGGAAGAAATTACAGGGTATTTATAAGGAAGTACATTATAATTTCAGTATGTGTAAAACAGTATAGAGAACAGGACTGATACAAGCATTAAGCTAGATATACCAACTTTCTATTCCATACTTTAGATAGTGAAAAAGTATGAGCATTTGTTCCTTCTAAAACTGGGAAAAGTATAGTAAGGACTTAAATATGTAGTGTTTGATAAAGGTGCTGCTGCGACAGGATGAAAATCAGGAGTGAAAGACTTGTTGACACTGGGAACATTCCTCGTGTCCTGTGTGTACAGTCTTCCTACTTCCTGAAATATCTTAAGcccatttctttaaatatatggAACAGCCTGAACATgataaaaatgagataaaatcaTTGTGTCTGATCTTTGGCAGTTGtaatttgattaatttattattcttcctctgctttgttGCCAAAGCAGCCTCTATTTACATTCCTAAAATTGATGGTGCCCTCCTGGCAACTTaccaatgaaaaaaattttgctAGAAGTGGTCCTCAAGATATGGAGTAAAATGTTCTTTATCATGATCCTCAGATCCTTTCTTCTAATATCACCTGTGTGATAGTAATTGAACTTGAAAAGAGTACTTGGAAGGATTTAGGATGATTGCTGAAGTTCTGTTTTCTGATAACAGTGAGAAGTCAGTTATAAGAGGCTATATACTAAGCTAAATTGTGGAGTTTTAGAAGGAGGGAAGCTTGTTTGAAGTGATTACTCTTTATGTTCTAATAGATGGCTATTTCTTTCCACTAAGAGTGGATGCCAGAACTAGTTGCACAAAACTTTCTATTCAGCATTGTCAGCTAGGTTTGGAAGCCTAACATCAATGAATGAAGCATCTGTGATGATTGCAGATGCTAAGGTAAACTTGGACTGGTCTTGGGGATGAGAGAAAATGCAGGTAATTTAGGACAAAATAACATGGTTtgcttttcaaatgtttttaatgttaaGATGCACTTAAGATTTAACAACTTtctgcttcttaaaaaaaacaaatgaaggTCAGTGATGTCCTTGTCCCTAGAACAAAGTTTATTTATCAGTTCTGGTTCTCTAGAAATTAATGTACAGATCTAGTAAGAAACCATATTTTTCCTCACGCTTTTCTTAAAAACTGAGAAGGATTAATTAGAATAATGCTAAGGTAGTAGAGAGTAAGAGACATTGTGACAGTACAGCTAAGAATAGTTGTAGAGTAGTGGCACAGGCACCTGAGATACCTGTTAGTAGCATTATACTTCTACCCACTTCAGCAGATGCTCACTGGTCTGCTACAATGGAGCTGGTTAAATCTCACTACCTCTGTCAAATGCAATAGGAGTGGTTAAAGAAATTGCTGAGTCAGCAAACATGTGGACTAGAACACTAGGTCACCTAAAGAGTGTAAAATTGTGCATCCAGTTCCATATTCCTCTGACTTTGCCAGGGAACAGTAATACCTTTTAAGTACTTCTACTTGTGTCTGCCTGCAACTTGACAATTAACACCTCAGCTTTCTTTGGATGTGTGGGATAATAAGATCCTTTCTAGTCCTTAAAACTTGGTGATGTAAAATACATAGATTTAAGAGCCATGTGGTAGTCCATAAACTATCCTACTTCTAGGAAAAACTGGTAAAATCCATCTCCACTTGTATTTGGAAGTTATTGTTGTGGAGGTACTCAATATATACGTACAAGATGGTGACTAGTATGCTGTTTAGCATGCATCTTCTAATTTTACTACTGGGCTGTTTGAGCATTATCAGTAAAAAAGGGAATGCAAACTTCAGACATTAGATGAAGAGTTTTATTTACAAAACTGGATAAAGCATTGCCGCTTAGCCCAGAATCTTTGATAATGGTTTCAATAAACACAAAGCTAAACAATAACTCAAAATGCCTATGATGAGCTTGAATGAAGCTTTTGAACTACTTGCTCTTGCAGCTGTGGATGGAAAAGCACCACTTGCCACTGGTGAAGATGATGACGATGAAGTTCCAGGTGAGAACAAACAtgaaggggaggagaaggaagttAATTTTGCTGGGAGATCTTACACATAGCATAAGATCAGACCAGGGATAGTAAGAATGATGTCTAGTGACTTGTTGTCACAGAATTTCTGTGGGCagattatttcattaatttcagaTACTATGAGAGACTTCGCAGTTTAAGCTAGCATTTTGGTCCTGTGTTGAAGTGGTAGCTGCTACTAAgataattatttaatatttcatgaGAAACTACCTTGTCAGAATCACTGCCTTGTTGTTACAGTGAAGTTAAATGCTTTTAGAATTGTGCTTTTTAATGAACTGTCCAAAATTTCTTTGGTTGAGCAATATTTGCTCTGTATTTTACAAGCTGAAAGTTTTTATGGTAAAAACTTGACATGAAGTAGGACTTcggaaaaaaattcaaacccaAAATGTTCGGAAAAAGGGGAAGTGGGTCAAACTTTTAATTCCAACAATCTTTTTCTAGATCTTGTTGAAAACTTCGATGAAGCTTCGAAGAATGAGGCAAACTGAACTGTCACCTcctgaataaaattaaaacttgaaaaagCTATATGGAGCTGCTATTTTATATTGTGACTGCCTTGATTTATTTCCTGATGAGATCTCAAGATCTGTGATATTTGGAAACTCCTTGAATCTACAGCTCCTTAGTTACTGCTTGTACACTATTATTTTTGTGGCCCAATTGAACAAAACTATGCTTTGAAATAAGTCAGATTGCTAACAAATTTCTGCCTAGACACATTTTTTGAGTAACTTCTACAAGCAAACACTTACCTTTAATGAACTTTGGCATACAATAAAATTATAAAGCAAAGTTTCTGGTGTGACTTTTTGTCAGACAATCAGGgacaaaaatattaaacaacAGGTCCTAAATATTAAACAatcttaaaatgttttgcttttctgcagagcatCCTCCTTTTGCAGTGTTAAaaagctggctcctgaaaaaaactTTCCATGCATAATGAAACCTTTTGGACTTAATTGGTGAATTTCTGGCATTGCAGGTTAGAGCTACGTAGGCTATAAGTCAGTTTGTAACCTACTGGATTTAAGAAATAGAATTGTATTTTAGCAACAGTTAATGGTGGCTTAATCTAAAACAAAACTTGGAAGTCGAGGAAGAATTTTTACTTGCCAGCTGCTTGCTGCTGTTCTTCATGGCCTTGGGGAGCTACGTGTGAGTGTTAAATTTTTATCTTCAGTGAGTGTTTAATAGATATTTGCATGGTACAACTGTTTAATGGGTTAAACAAtaccattttaattttacttacCTGAAACCATCAGTTATATGGGGGAATGAAGTAcggaaaggaggaaaagcattAATAAAATTGATAATGGCTCTTAAGTGTATTTACCAGCTTCAGATCTATTAACTAATAATTTGAATGTTTCAGGAATGTgttgtttttattgctttttgggttttttgttgtgtttcagagaaaaatataactttttagggcacaagaaagacattttttattcCAGTCTGACCTCTGTATAGCTGGAGTTTCCAAGGGTGAGAGCTAAATTTCATGTTTGTGAGTCATTGATATTAATGATAGATCAGAATCGTGCATGATTGAAGAGCACCCAGCTACTGGCCTCCTAAGGTTGTTTCTAGAGCAGATACTTCAAGAAGTGTAGATTCACCGTGACTTGCTGAGAATGAAATTCAAGGTAGGAGTTGCTGTACCCATAGCAAAGCTCTTCGTGTGCCTGGAAAAGGGTGGGTCTGTGTCTGACTTGCCAAGCATGTTTGTCATAGTGTACATTGGGAAACAGTGGATGAACTTGTTCAAGCCCTAGAACTCCTGTGGTTTGAGGTAAGACAGCAGACTAATGTGAGCATGGCATGGCTGAAGTTGGATGCAAGTGCTTTAGGTAACAATTTTAGAGCACTTGTCTTGGTTTAAAAGTACTTCAGCAGTGAACTGTGCTTGTACCATTGAATTAGCTTAAAAAGTGGATTCATTGAATTGCAGCAGTAAGGTAGAAAAACTAGGCCTGTGTGAGTTTGACTTTGAAATAAGGGTGGCAAATGTAATTGCTGTgaataagggaaaaaaccaaattctgcAGAGCAACTTGCCAGACTTCCTGTGACTTGTTGAGTAAATAATTGACATGCTGGGTTTTTATGAGTGTGTTACCTGTTCTGTGATTCAGATATGCTAGTCCACATAAATTGTTCTAAGCCTTCGTAGCCCTTATGAAATACTTTCTACTGGTTTCTGTCTTATGAAGTAACTTTGGGCCTTGCTTAGATGTTACAGACAGTGTTAGCCTTTTTCCCTCTAACACATACATTTAGTACTTAAAAAATAAGATCCTCGCTAAAGCAGTGTCTTTGAAGTGCAATGTAAGTCTGTCTAATCTAGTGATCAACACCCATGTGACGTGCCTGTGGAAGTCTTTGTCTTTGTGCAAGGTGTGCTCCCAGTACTCTCCCAGTCAGGAAATACTGGCATAATCTGCATCTTCAGACTCAAACTGAGGATAAAGATATGAACAAACTATGTTCTTGACTATAGCAGAGTCTAAATGGAAGTAAAGTACCTATCTGGTAAGGTTATAATATTCTTCATGTGTAACTTAGTGTTCAGTCCTGGACTCAGTGGtgtgattatttttctctcagtaAGGAGTTTAGTTATGGTTTTCCTAATCTGTTTCTAATTACTAGAAACTGAGGATAGTTGTGCTGATGTTTCTCGTCAGATTGAACTTCTGGGTAACCATACTGTAATTATGCTATTACGGATTCATATCTAGTTTTACTCAAGGAAAATGGCTCTCCATTCCAAATACTTTGGACAatggagaaatgaaaacaaatgccTGTGTTTCTActgagttttttatttttaaaaggctaaAGGAATGTTCAAGTTCTGTCACATTAAGCTCTGAAATAGCTTAACTCAGTGCAGTGGTGGGTTCTAGTGAGGTTTTTCATAATGTTTGGAACAgatttttggaaatattttcacattaatCTTATGCTTTAAGGGCTttgcaatgttttaaaattagtatATTCTAATatcaaaacccaaacaacagaAACCTTTTGGGAGATGGTGAAGCTGTGTGTTTTATTAGTGGTGTACATATGAAAAGCTTCTAACTATGGTTTTAAAGTAATACAGATTTTAAAGTTCTCAAAGTCACCTTGCATTATTATTACATGTTTGTTCTTATTATCAAAGGCTTATGAGTCTGTGGTTGTGTCTGTTAGAAAAGTAATAATTGAGAATTTAATGTAATTTGTAATGCATATTTAACATACATGACAAAGGAAGAACATGTTTAAAATGTTCACAGCTCAATACTTGAAATTTGAAATCAGTGCTTGTGTATCTTCTTATATTGGTTTGCCTGGAGTGTGGGGGAAGTTAAATGTAGTTGCCACCTCTGAAATTTTGTGCTGATACTGTGTTTTGTGGGTGAAACATCATACAGATAATTTACTTTTCCTCAAGTTGTCTACTGTATCTGCTGAAAACCTAACAGGCTATTCTCGCCTTTAAATGTGGGAATAGGTTTGAACAAGTTAGTAAACTGGAGAGTTAATATTCAACAGAGATATAGGGAAGTCCATGCTGATGATGACCAGATTACAGCCCCAAGTGACTGGCAAGTGACTGGCAAGATGATGGTATATGTAAAAAGGAGAGGTTTCTAAGCTGcgtattttaaaatattaataagtaCTCAGCTTGTCTTGCATTTAACTAATACATGCAATGTGGCTTCTAATTTTTCTGAGCTATTCTTTCTTAGTTTTCTATCATTTCATCCACATCTGTGAGAGttgctgaaaatgttttctacTGGATATGATAGTTGTAAGATCCTGACCAGTAACAGAGATTGGACTCTGAGAGGAAGtcttattttacagaaaaaggaGCTTATGGTGCAGCTGAGCCAAGCTTACTTAGCTTGGGTGTACTGTCTGTAGCATGAGGAAGTAACACAATTAGTTTGACTACGAGGTGAACTCACTGACTTTAAAGATGGATGAAGAGTGGATGTATATAGAAGCTCTGAGAATCAGGAGTATAACTATTTCTGTGTATTCTAATTGACTTTAAGCTGTGGTTTCTTCTAGGTAAGATGGTACCTACAGTTTCATCATGAAAGTTTTAACTGCTCTGCTAATACTCTGTCTTCATGTGTGGATTATCATTATAAAATAACGTTACTGAATAGAAGGAAGACATTTTATGTAATACTATTACTGTATTGTCTTACtgtaatctgcttttttttaataagagatTTAACGGATGTAATTTACATTGCATTTACATTGCACCTAAGGTATCCTGGTAGtaaaaaaaagccatttgaaCAATGTTTGTGTAATGCAGGGATTAGTAATACTTTAACAGATGAGTTACAGCCCTGTGTTTTGCATTGGTAGTGAATCCAAACAAATCAGAACAATTGTTGACCAATTAGTGTTGTAATGGTATAGGCTATAATCATTAGTGCCTATGTCTGTAACCTCTTGCATGGGTGGAAGGCAGAATTCTAGGATATCTTGCTGCTAATCAGATTGGTTGAAGCTCAGTTTGATAATGCAAAAGCTTTTGGTTGTGATACCCGTTAACCGAGATTTGAAACACGTCCTCACACAAGGATTTGATGTGTGCTGCAGGTTACTGGCAGATAAATGTGGAAGTATCTGCTGCACTTGAGATCCTTATTCTGCAATTCCATTGaacaatgccttttttttttcttcttttctggaaaaatgtAGTAATGGGCTGTATCCTACTCCAAATTTTTAGGGCACACATGAAGTTAACATTCTCTATGTAAGTTGTACCTGAGTTAATAATGTCTGTAAGAATTATGCTGGAGTCTCAAAAATTTCAGCTCTGCATACCTGATAAGTATCCTGCTTCACAACTGACATGTAACTTGTGGCAAGTGTTTGCACCTGTGTGTTATCATTGGTTTAAAATGATGCAGTAAGATTAGCCAAGGTTTGAAGTTGTGGAAAGTATCAACTGAAACAGAGGGAGCTCGGGGTTTAAGCTGCCTCTTCGGGGACTGTGACTAGTCCTGCTATTCTTTCCTGTTACTTCCAGTAACTACATCAGGCAAATGCAGATGTAACTGAGTATAGTCAGAACTCTCAACAGTAGCATCTCTACAGTGAGCTGCTGTTTTGTGATGGATTTCTAGTAACTGTGTGTAAGCAAGACTACTGCCACCTTTGAGAATGCAACTGAGGTGTTCTGAGAGGGCTTCTTGCCCTATTGTGCCTGTAAAAAGAAAGATGGTTGGACGTGCCAAAATTTATGCTTGTGTGACATTGGTGTTTGACATAACGTCTGGGGTATAATACAGAGATTGTCACTAGTAGTCACAGTAGAGTAGAATGGTGTTAAAATGAATGGGGTGATGAATATGCTCCTTGTATCTTCAGTATAGTTGCCTCTGCAGAACTAGgaggaattaaaattaattttctttagatTATTATTCATTAGAGCCATGTAGGTGAGTAACATAGCCAGGATGTGCGGTGAGCAGACTTAAGCGGTTAGGAGCCATTTTTATAATACCTTTGCGTCTTAGACTCCTGCATTTGTGCTCGTTTCTAACATTGTTTGGCTTCACCTGTCCAGGTCAGTCATCTCATTTTGTTGCGTTAAATTTGTGGCATTCATCTGTCCCCAACAAGCATAAGCCTTATGTAAATATACGGTGAGGGTTATGTGAACATGTGTTTGAAGGATTCAAACCCAAACTAAGAATgaggtgaaatgaaaaaattgaaCAATTGTGTCAGCAGAATGGCAGGTTTATTGGTCTGAGATGTCCATTAcaagttttttttccagggagaGTTGGTATTCAAAGCACCAGGGAGGAGTTAATTTgacaattcctttttttcccctcccagctgctttgCATCAGTTAGTGTTAGGAATCAGTAGTTACTACAGTTCTTTCTGGTTTAGGAAAGCTCCTAAACAGCGTGAAACCAGCATAGCCAGCTCATGTAGCTGGGGTTTGCCTTTAGCATATGTTGGGGGCAACATTTGGATAAACAATTCCCATGTACATCTGCAGCATTTCATGCTCCAGTAATTACTACCCGGGGgtgatgatctttaagattttttggggggggtgtgCTTGGGGGTGGGTATGTTTTTACTGTGTAGAAGCTAGCCTAGCTTACAGATCTCAGGATTCACTGAGTCATCATCTTCCACCAGCATACAAAATTCAGATTTGCTCAGATGTGACCTTGTGCACGTATACACTGGTGTCTGGGCTGACCTCTGTCAGGATCTGTATTCTAGATGGATTGTCATTCTGCTTAAGTGCATCAGCCCTTTACAACAGACCCTTTACTCACGTTATATTTGTTCCTCATATTTTAGCATTCTcctattttaataatttgtacCTTGGAAATAGgtgattatttatttcaaaacctGTTTTTACTCCTGATTATGTCCCACCTTGGGAACTCTCTGTTTTCATCAGGATATACAGTATACAAGGCTTCAAGGatgcacagaaacatttttctgggTTGCTGTGGACCTTCTGGAAACAGTTTTGTGTGAACAGAAAATCATAATGCTTCTA is part of the Camarhynchus parvulus chromosome Z, STF_HiC, whole genome shotgun sequence genome and harbors:
- the BTF3 gene encoding transcription factor BTF3, coding for MKETIMNQEKLAKLQAQVRIGGKGTARRKKKVVHRTATADDKKLQFSLKKLGVNNISGIEEVNMFTNQGTVIHFNNPKVQASLAANTFTITGHAETKQLTEMLPSILNQLGADSLTSLRRLAEALPKQSVDGKAPLATGEDDDDEVPDLVENFDEASKNEAN